In the Sulfobacillus thermosulfidooxidans DSM 9293 genome, ACGGGTGGGGGCGACTATGATCCGGCCCGGTATGGGCAATCCGATAAGGGCACGAAATGGGACGGAGTGTCCACGGACCGGGATGAAACGGAACTGCTATTAATTCGCACCGCCTACGATTTAGCGATGCCGATATTTGGGATTTGCCGCGGTATTCAAGCCTTGGCTGTAGCTGGTGACGGTTCCTTGATTCAAGATATTCCCACAACCTATCCGGATTCCGTCTTGCACCATCATCAATCGGCGCCGCGTTCTTCCCCTACCCATCAGGTGACAGTGGACAAATCCAGTCATTTGGCCAGCATTTTAGGCACGGAACAGGTGGTGGTGAATTCCTTTCACCACCAAGCTGTTGACCAGGTACCAAAAAACTGGGTGGTTAACGCCCATGCCGAAGATGGGGTGATTGAAGGGATGGAATTGCCACAATATCCTTTTGGTATTGGTGTGCAGTGGCATCCCGAAGATTTAGTCGATAGCTTTCAAGAGGCCCGTCAATTATTTATAGCGTTTGTGCAAGCGGCACGACAATATCAGGAGGCAAACTATTAGGCATGGCAGAAAAAGCAGTCGAGATTCTTCGCGGTAAAATGGTCGAAAGCCGCGCATTCGCAGATGTCGCAGTCGTTGACAGTTTAGGACATATTCGTTTTTGGCTTGGAGATCCAGAACGCCCTACATTTTGGCGGTCGAGTGCGAAACCCTTCCAAGCACTCCCGGTAATTTTGTCAGGAGCGATGGACCGGTATCATTTTTCATCCGAAGATGTGGCTATTATTTGTGCGTCCCACGGGGGAGAAGAGGCCCACGTTCAGCAAGTGTCCTCTTTATTAGAGAGGATTGGCGCAAGCAGTGAGGATTTAGCGTGCGGTGTCCACCCGCCGAGCGATCAAAGATCTTGGCGGACATTACTGGAAACGGGTCAAGAACCGACGATTTTACATAACAACTGTAGTGGTAAACATACCGGCATGCTGACCTTAGCGCGCATGCTGGATGCCCCGTTGGCGGGTTATGAACAGAGCGACCATCCTGTTCAACGCAAAATCCGCCAGGCCGTCTCACTCATGACCGATATTCCCGAAACGGATTTGATTACGGGTATCGACGGGTGTAGTGTGCCGACCTTTTATTTGCCACTAGCCCGAATGGCTCTCGCTTATGCGAGGTTAGTGGATCCCCGTGGATTGCCTGAGGAAATTCAGGCTGCGACCGCCGTTATCTCTGAGGCTATGCGCCTTCACCCATATTTGGTGAGTGGAACAGGACGTCTTGAGGTCACTTTAGCTGAAGCCACGCATCACCGGTTTGTGGCCAAAGGTGGTGCAGAAGCCGTCTTTTGTCTAGGAATTCCGGAAAAGGGGCTCGGATTAGCCGTCAAAATCGATGACGGCATGTCTCGGACCATTCCTCCCGTTGTTATCCATGCCTTAGAAGATATGGGGATCTTATCGGCTCAAGAATTGATGGCACTCTCCGAGGTGAAGATTCCGATTTTGCGCAACCACCGAGGATTAGAGGTCGGACGGATAACGCCGACATTTCACTTACACCGGGGGAAAATCTTATGTGGGCATTAACACATGTTAGGATCATGGACGGGACTGGACTGGATATCGAAGATGGGGGAATGTTGATTGACAATGGGCGGATTGTGGACGTGTCCGCCCATCTTCAGGTTCCCCTTCACGCGGAAGAGGTGTCTGGACAAGGGCGGTTGTGTTTGCCGGGATTTATTGATGCGCACAGTCATATTGGACTGAGCACGAGCGGTGAGACGCTAGGAAACCAAGATGTCAATGAGGCTACCGAAGCCATCACCGCTGACGTGCGGGCCTTAGATGGGATTAATCCTCAAGACCCGGCGATTAAAGAGGCCTTAGCACAAGGCGTGACCACGGCGTTTGTGACAATGGGTTCAGCTAATGTCATCAGTGGCATGGGGTCGGTCGTGCATTTATGGGGAGAGACAGTGGAAGACATGGTGATTGCTCCTGCTGCGGGCATGAAGGCGGCCATGGGGGAGAATCCCATCCGCGTGCATGGCAATTTGAAACACCGACCGAGCAGCCGACCTGGCGTGGCGGCTATTTTAAGAGAATGGCTAGAACGTGCCCGTTTATATGCCCAACAAAGCCATATCGGTTATAAAGATTATGATCCGCGTCTTGAAGCGCTAGCGGCTGTGGTGCGTCGCGACATTCCCTTACGTGTCCATGCGCACCGTGCAGATGACATTTTGACCGCCATTCGTATTGGCCGTGAATTTCGTATCAATCTTGTCATCGATCATGGTACCGAGGCAGATTTAGTCATCGACCAAATCAAAGCGGCGGGGGTCTTCGTGGTGACAGGGCCGTCCTTTTCCGCCCGAACCAAACAAGAATTGCGCCACAAAGGGTTTCATACGCCAGCAGCATTGGTCAAGGCTAAGATCGTGACGGCGGTGGCTTCCGATCACCCCGTGGTACCGGCTGAGTATCTGCGGCTTTATGCTGGCCTTACGATGCGCCAAGGGTTAAGTTTTACGGAGGCCCTCAGCACAATCACCACAGCGCCGGCCAAAATTTTGGGAATGGATGACCAGCTTGGACAATTGAAAGCCGGTTACCGAGCCGATTTTGTCCTTTGGAAGGGCAATCCCCTGACCGATATTCAAGCAGAAGCGACGGCCGTCTATATTGCCGGCCAGCACGTGTTGTAATTGGGAATGTGGTTGCAGCTTTCTGGTGAAAAAGTATTGATTTTATCTTCGCCCTAATTTAGAATTATTATTAGGTAAGTTTTATTACCAAACAGAATGAAGGGGGATACTCATGCCATCATTAGCGAATACCAAGACGCACGCCAACTTAAAAGAAGCCTTTGCTGGAGAATCGCAGGCCAACCGCCGTTATTTATTCTTTGCTCAAAAAGCCGATATTGAAGGTCGCCCTGAAGTCGCCGGATTATTCCGTGATGTTGCCGAAGGTGAAACCGGTCACGCATTTGGACATTTTGAATTTTTGGAGGAAGTCGGAGATCCAGTTACAGGTGTTCCTGTTGGTAGCACCGAAGATAACTTGAAGAGTGCGATTGAAGGCGAAACATACGAGTACACGCAAATGTATCCGGGATTTGCTAAAGTTGCCCGCGAAGAAGGGTTTGATGAAATCGCGGAATGGTTTGAAACGTTAGCACGAGCGGAAAAAAGCCATGCTGGACGGTTCACCAAGGGTCTGGCTGCGCTGGAAGACTAACCAGGGAACCAAGGGGGCTTTGGTGCCCCCTTTTAATCAAACCAGAAGGGAGGATGTTTAGTGGAATATAATCCTAATACGGACACCTATTGGGATGAGAGTGCGTTAGCCCAGGATATGAAAACGGCTTTTGATATTTGTAATGGATGTCGGCTATGTTTTAGCCTTTGTCCATCGTTTCCTGACCTTTTCAAATCGGTCGAAGCGCACGATGACAATGTGGACTTATTAACAGACGAAGAGATGGCACGGCCTGCGGATTTATGTTATCAATGTAAACTGTGTTACATGAAATGTCCCTATATCCCTCCGCACCGTTTTGATTTAGATTTTCCTCGCTTAATGCTGCGTTCAAAAGCCATTCGGGCAAAAAAGAATGGTATGGCACCCGTGGACCGTTTCCTTGGAGATCCGGAACGCATTGGCCGCTTAGGGACGGCTGCGCCGACATTGTCCAATTGGAGCAATCAAAACCCGATGATGAGACAATTGATGGAGAAAACTATTGGCATTGATCATCGTCGCCATCTTCCCAAATTTGCCATCATGCGTTTTTCGACCTGGG is a window encoding:
- a CDS encoding asparaginase, translated to MAEKAVEILRGKMVESRAFADVAVVDSLGHIRFWLGDPERPTFWRSSAKPFQALPVILSGAMDRYHFSSEDVAIICASHGGEEAHVQQVSSLLERIGASSEDLACGVHPPSDQRSWRTLLETGQEPTILHNNCSGKHTGMLTLARMLDAPLAGYEQSDHPVQRKIRQAVSLMTDIPETDLITGIDGCSVPTFYLPLARMALAYARLVDPRGLPEEIQAATAVISEAMRLHPYLVSGTGRLEVTLAEATHHRFVAKGGAEAVFCLGIPEKGLGLAVKIDDGMSRTIPPVVIHALEDMGILSAQELMALSEVKIPILRNHRGLEVGRITPTFHLHRGKILCGH
- a CDS encoding amidohydrolase; its protein translation is MWALTHVRIMDGTGLDIEDGGMLIDNGRIVDVSAHLQVPLHAEEVSGQGRLCLPGFIDAHSHIGLSTSGETLGNQDVNEATEAITADVRALDGINPQDPAIKEALAQGVTTAFVTMGSANVISGMGSVVHLWGETVEDMVIAPAAGMKAAMGENPIRVHGNLKHRPSSRPGVAAILREWLERARLYAQQSHIGYKDYDPRLEALAAVVRRDIPLRVHAHRADDILTAIRIGREFRINLVIDHGTEADLVIDQIKAAGVFVVTGPSFSARTKQELRHKGFHTPAALVKAKIVTAVASDHPVVPAEYLRLYAGLTMRQGLSFTEALSTITTAPAKILGMDDQLGQLKAGYRADFVLWKGNPLTDIQAEATAVYIAGQHVL
- a CDS encoding gamma-glutamyl-gamma-aminobutyrate hydrolase family protein codes for the protein MSTPQLTKPLIGISVSREIGSDNVPRDFLRATYLHAIQLAGGIPILLPNIPESQEALKVCHGLLLTGGGDYDPARYGQSDKGTKWDGVSTDRDETELLLIRTAYDLAMPIFGICRGIQALAVAGDGSLIQDIPTTYPDSVLHHHQSAPRSSPTHQVTVDKSSHLASILGTEQVVVNSFHHQAVDQVPKNWVVNAHAEDGVIEGMELPQYPFGIGVQWHPEDLVDSFQEARQLFIAFVQAARQYQEANY
- a CDS encoding rubrerythrin family protein, translated to MPSLANTKTHANLKEAFAGESQANRRYLFFAQKADIEGRPEVAGLFRDVAEGETGHAFGHFEFLEEVGDPVTGVPVGSTEDNLKSAIEGETYEYTQMYPGFAKVAREEGFDEIAEWFETLARAEKSHAGRFTKGLAALED